The following are encoded together in the Micromonospora lupini genome:
- a CDS encoding PP2C family protein-serine/threonine phosphatase — translation MPYPHGGLARHGNLPPGERLRVLLVEDDEGDAFLVGELLAETNSMIDLVVATSLREARQRITGVDCVLLDLGLPDAQGLDGLRLVLEMSSGAAVCVLTGRSDEHLGVVAVAEGAQDYLVKGQVDGVLLTRALRYAVERKRADENARRLREVELRQAESARLERGLLPQPLMTTDQVAVHTFYRPGRHAALIGGDFFDVVQTRPDRLYLIVGDVCGHGVDEAALGVELRVAWRALVLAGVPDDEVLPALEQVLMSERRLQEIFATVATTRLDLDANRATVRLAGHPPPLLLSGGRVVPVPAPGGLLLGVRPRRPIAYDLEFDTDDWSLLMYTDGLIEGRVGAGNERLDVPGLSGLLDEPANREVSLPDLPAWLVGRAEQINGGPLADDVAMLLVSRGGGR, via the coding sequence GTGCCGTACCCGCACGGTGGCCTGGCGCGGCACGGCAACCTGCCGCCCGGCGAGCGGTTGCGGGTGCTGCTGGTGGAGGACGACGAGGGCGACGCCTTCCTCGTCGGTGAACTGCTCGCCGAGACGAACTCGATGATCGACCTGGTGGTCGCCACAAGCCTCCGGGAGGCGCGGCAGCGGATCACTGGCGTCGACTGCGTCCTGCTCGACCTGGGCCTGCCCGACGCGCAGGGGCTGGACGGGCTGCGCCTGGTGCTGGAGATGTCGAGCGGGGCCGCGGTGTGCGTGCTGACCGGGCGCTCGGACGAGCACCTGGGTGTCGTGGCGGTCGCCGAGGGCGCACAGGACTACCTGGTCAAGGGCCAGGTCGACGGCGTGCTGCTGACGCGGGCGCTGCGCTACGCGGTCGAGCGCAAGCGCGCCGACGAGAACGCCCGCCGGCTGCGTGAGGTCGAGTTGCGCCAGGCCGAGTCGGCCCGCCTCGAACGCGGCCTGCTGCCGCAACCGCTGATGACGACAGACCAGGTGGCGGTGCACACCTTCTACCGACCGGGTCGGCACGCCGCCCTGATCGGCGGGGATTTCTTCGACGTGGTGCAGACCCGTCCGGACCGTCTCTACCTGATCGTCGGAGACGTGTGCGGGCACGGGGTGGACGAGGCCGCCCTCGGTGTGGAACTGCGGGTTGCCTGGCGGGCCCTGGTGCTTGCCGGCGTGCCTGACGACGAGGTGCTGCCCGCGCTCGAGCAGGTGCTGATGAGTGAGCGCCGGCTCCAGGAGATCTTCGCTACGGTCGCCACCACCCGACTCGACCTGGACGCCAACCGGGCCACCGTCCGACTGGCCGGGCATCCGCCGCCGCTGCTGCTCTCCGGTGGCCGGGTCGTCCCGGTGCCCGCGCCCGGCGGCCTGCTGCTTGGCGTACGACCTCGCCGGCCGATCGCCTACGACCTGGAGTTCGACACCGATGACTGGTCCCTGCTGATGTACACCGACGGCCTGATCGAGGGGCGGGTGGGCGCCGGCAACGAACGGCTCGACGTGCCGGGCCTGAGCGGCCTGCTCGACGAGCCGGCCAACCGGGAGGTGTCGCTGCCCGACCTGCCGGCCTGGCTGGTCGGTCGGGCCGAGCAGATCAACGGCGGCCCGCTCGCCGACGATGTGGCCATGCTGCTGGTCAGCCGTGGTGGTGGCCGGTGA
- a CDS encoding sensor histidine kinase: MKPVIGGWSLRRRVITLLTVVGVLLIGLATAEAAMAARNRTQIDAILNQTGPLRVQSQELLNAVLDQETAVRGYAVSGDPADLGPYEAGLDQEKATIGAMRTLLHDYPQIGQELRIVEERAEQWRLSVAEPVITTTEQDGTRAGQALVTEQARQRFDEVRSAVGDLQQEILEAREQAAANVRNSSNLLVLLLIIAALVVVVAGAVLLLSLDRMVIRPLTGLATQVREVAEGDYQHRIATVGPPEFIRLGDDVDAMRQKIASDLAEVREARERIEWVNSQLQKQAEELTRSNRDLEQFAYVASHDLQEPLRKVASFCQLLQRRYAGQLDERADQYIAFAVDGAQRMQRLINDLLAFSRIGRLTTGFVDVDLNKVMGDVAGQTEAARQYADAELTWTDLPVIRGEEPLLTNLLANLVSNSIKFRRPDAPPKVHISARLVGAEWEITCQDNGIGIEPEFADKIFVIFQRLHSKDAYPGTGIGLAIVKKIVEYHGGRVWVDTDVPEGTAIRFTLPARPEDVEAAAAAATAADPAERPQPADAGEQTSADEVSSELPERSAGADQPDRADGASESGRTGDMRETVG, from the coding sequence GTGAAGCCGGTGATCGGCGGCTGGAGTCTGCGCCGCCGGGTCATCACGCTGCTCACAGTCGTGGGCGTGCTGCTGATCGGCCTGGCCACCGCGGAGGCGGCGATGGCCGCCCGCAACCGCACCCAGATCGACGCGATCCTGAACCAGACCGGCCCGCTGCGGGTGCAGTCGCAGGAGCTGCTCAACGCGGTGCTCGACCAGGAGACGGCGGTTCGCGGGTACGCGGTAAGCGGTGATCCGGCCGACCTGGGCCCGTACGAGGCGGGGCTGGACCAGGAGAAGGCCACCATCGGCGCGATGCGGACGCTGCTCCACGACTACCCGCAGATCGGCCAGGAGCTGCGGATCGTCGAGGAACGCGCCGAGCAGTGGCGGCTGTCGGTCGCCGAACCGGTGATCACCACGACGGAGCAGGACGGCACCCGCGCCGGCCAGGCGTTGGTCACCGAGCAGGCCCGGCAGCGGTTCGACGAGGTGCGGTCGGCAGTCGGCGACCTCCAGCAGGAGATCCTCGAGGCCCGGGAACAGGCCGCCGCGAACGTCCGCAACAGCAGCAACCTGCTGGTCCTCCTGCTGATCATCGCGGCCCTGGTGGTGGTCGTGGCCGGCGCGGTGCTGCTGCTCTCGCTGGACCGGATGGTGATCCGGCCGCTGACCGGGTTGGCCACCCAGGTCCGCGAGGTCGCCGAGGGCGACTACCAGCACCGCATCGCCACAGTCGGCCCACCGGAGTTCATCAGGCTCGGCGACGACGTGGACGCGATGCGCCAGAAGATCGCCTCCGACCTGGCCGAGGTGCGGGAGGCCCGCGAGCGCATCGAGTGGGTCAACAGCCAGCTGCAGAAGCAGGCCGAGGAGCTGACCCGGTCCAACCGCGACCTGGAGCAGTTCGCGTACGTGGCCTCCCACGACCTGCAGGAGCCGCTGCGTAAGGTGGCCAGCTTCTGCCAACTGCTCCAGCGTCGCTACGCCGGGCAGCTCGACGAGCGGGCCGACCAGTACATCGCCTTCGCGGTGGACGGCGCGCAGCGGATGCAGCGCCTGATCAACGACCTGCTCGCGTTCTCCCGGATCGGCCGCCTCACCACAGGCTTCGTCGACGTCGACCTGAACAAGGTGATGGGCGACGTGGCGGGTCAGACCGAGGCCGCCCGGCAGTACGCCGACGCCGAGCTGACCTGGACCGACCTGCCGGTGATCCGTGGCGAGGAGCCGCTGCTCACCAACCTGCTGGCCAACCTGGTCAGCAACTCGATCAAGTTCCGTCGTCCCGACGCGCCGCCGAAGGTGCACATCTCGGCCCGGCTGGTCGGCGCCGAGTGGGAGATCACCTGCCAGGACAACGGCATCGGGATCGAGCCGGAGTTCGCCGACAAGATCTTCGTGATCTTCCAGCGGCTGCACTCGAAGGACGCGTACCCGGGCACCGGCATCGGGTTGGCGATCGTCAAGAAGATCGTGGAATATCACGGCGGTCGGGTCTGGGTGGACACCGACGTGCCGGAGGGCACGGCGATCCGGTTCACCCTTCCGGCACGCCCGGAGGACGTGGAGGCGGCGGCCGCTGCGGCCACTGCCGCAGACCCCGCCGAGCGGCCGCAGCCGGCCGACGCGGGGGAGCAGACGTCCGCGGACGAGGTGTCGTCCGAGCTGCCGGAGCGCTCCGCCGGGGCGGACCAGCCGGACCGGGCCGACGGGGCGTCGGAAAGCGGTAGAACGGGTGACATGAGGGAGACGGTGGGATGA
- a CDS encoding inositol monophosphatase family protein, whose amino-acid sequence MADTLLDDVGDLLLEAADQVVVPLFRKLDDADVSEKAPGEVVTVADRRAEELISAGLRRLRPNSVVVGEEGVADDPGLLRHLRDSGDVWLVDPVDGTANFAAGRRPFALMVALLTDGRPTAGWILDPLAETLAAGWADEGTLLNGQPVGAADAVPPLGDLRGAAMTRFLPPESRDRVRAGGRRLGELLPGQHCAGREYLDILTGEQQFTLFWRTLPWDHAPGTLLVRAAGGVARRFDGVDYHPADEGSGLLVAVNEQVWTEVREALLDS is encoded by the coding sequence GTGGCTGACACCCTGCTCGACGACGTCGGTGACCTGCTCCTGGAGGCCGCCGACCAGGTCGTGGTGCCGCTGTTCCGCAAGCTCGACGACGCCGACGTGTCGGAGAAGGCGCCCGGCGAGGTGGTCACAGTCGCCGACCGTCGGGCCGAGGAGCTGATCTCCGCCGGGCTGCGCAGGCTGCGGCCGAACTCGGTGGTGGTGGGCGAGGAGGGTGTCGCCGACGACCCGGGGCTGCTGCGGCACCTGCGCGACAGCGGTGACGTGTGGCTCGTCGACCCGGTCGACGGCACCGCCAACTTCGCGGCCGGTCGCCGACCGTTCGCCCTGATGGTGGCGCTGCTGACGGACGGGCGTCCGACCGCCGGCTGGATCCTCGACCCGCTGGCCGAGACGCTCGCCGCCGGTTGGGCCGACGAGGGCACACTGCTCAACGGCCAGCCGGTCGGCGCCGCCGACGCGGTGCCGCCGCTGGGTGACCTACGTGGCGCGGCGATGACCCGGTTCCTGCCGCCGGAATCCCGTGACCGGGTTCGCGCCGGCGGTCGGCGGCTCGGCGAGCTGCTGCCCGGCCAGCACTGTGCCGGCCGCGAATACCTGGACATCCTCACCGGCGAGCAGCAGTTCACCCTCTTCTGGCGCACCCTGCCCTGGGACCACGCGCCGGGCACCCTGCTGGTCCGTGCCGCGGGCGGTGTCGCCCGCCGGTTCGACGGCGTCGACTACCACCCGGCCGACGAGGGCAGCGGGTTGCTCGTCGCGGTCAACGAACAGGTCTGGACCGAGGTGCGCGAGGCTCTGCTCGACTCCTGA
- a CDS encoding response regulator has protein sequence MTAPADGKSPIEVLLVEDDPGDVLMTQEAFEEHKLRNRLTVVSDGAEALAYLRREGQYADAVAPDLILLDLNLPRRDGREVLEEIKNDPELRRIPVVVLTTSQADEDILRSYQLHANAYVTKPVDFERFISVVRQIDEFFVSVVKLPPRG, from the coding sequence ATGACCGCGCCGGCGGACGGCAAGAGCCCGATCGAGGTCCTGCTCGTGGAGGACGATCCGGGTGACGTGTTGATGACCCAGGAGGCGTTCGAGGAGCACAAGCTGCGCAACCGGCTGACCGTCGTCTCCGACGGCGCCGAGGCGCTCGCCTACCTGCGGCGGGAGGGCCAGTACGCCGACGCGGTGGCGCCTGACCTGATCCTGCTCGACCTCAACCTGCCCCGCCGGGACGGCAGGGAGGTGCTGGAAGAGATCAAGAACGACCCGGAGCTGCGCCGGATCCCGGTGGTCGTGCTCACCACCTCGCAGGCCGACGAGGACATCCTGCGCAGCTACCAGCTGCACGCCAACGCCTACGTGACCAAGCCGGTGGACTTCGAACGCTTCATCTCCGTCGTACGGCAGATCGACGAGTTCTTCGTCAGCGTGGTCAAGCTGCCGCCTCGTGGCTGA
- a CDS encoding M28 family peptidase: MGAPPTPVTAGVPLRPGPGVPPADRALTRPRRRLLAAAAALVALAAVGAGSLLDLRTPTPRPADAPAGDFSATRAYEDVQVIAARSHVAGSPANDQVRTHIEQQMRGLGLETEVQDTVAPEAGQLSGAAGGATVARVRNVVARLPGTDPTGRVFLVAHYDSVQTGPGGNDDAAGTSAILEVARALSTGPRPRNDIVFVLTDAEEACLCGASAFAASHPLAADGGVVLNLEARGSTGPVIMFETSKNNAKLVDVFGRAAPHPVGTSFAVEIYRALPNDTDFTAFLDQKFVGLNSAYIDGGAIYHTPLDTPAAMDRSSLQQHGDNALGLAREFGRTDLTDLRSGYDATYFPVPGGLVRYPGWLVLPLALLAVLAVAALAWLTRRSGRASTGRLAAGFGLALVPIVVAPVAAQLLWLAITAIRPGYAELLDPYRPIWYRLAVLALATTILFTWYALVRRRVGPAALAVGGLAWLALLGVLLAVAVPGGAYLTTLPALAGALGGLVALRTRQTGPWPVVAVTAAAAVGVVILLPTVVLLFPALGMAMGGVAALVAVLLGLTALPVVDLLHPQAGGQRGLVALRARRLAALPAAAAALAAVVLAGVGLAVDRFDAAHPAPTHLMYALDAGTGQARWLSHETDPQPWTDGYVDGVASVADDFPGIGGDDLRAGPAEAANLPAPKLDVLTDSGSGGERTLRLRLTPQRAVRTATLHVDTSTATVLRAEVAGRSVPVEPRTGRWGFGLVFHAPPPEGVEVTLTLRPIGAQVALRAMDASDGLDGVPGFRPRPPAVGIVGSHTSEMLAVARTYQI, translated from the coding sequence GTGGGCGCACCCCCCACCCCCGTCACGGCGGGCGTACCGCTCCGGCCGGGTCCGGGCGTACCCCCGGCCGACCGTGCGCTGACCCGACCACGCCGGCGGCTCCTGGCCGCCGCGGCGGCGCTTGTCGCGCTGGCGGCCGTCGGCGCCGGCAGTCTGCTCGACCTGCGCACCCCGACGCCGCGACCGGCGGACGCGCCGGCGGGCGATTTCAGCGCCACCCGGGCGTACGAGGACGTGCAGGTGATCGCGGCCCGGTCGCACGTCGCCGGTAGCCCGGCCAACGACCAGGTTCGCACGCACATCGAGCAGCAGATGCGCGGCCTGGGCCTGGAGACGGAGGTGCAGGACACCGTCGCGCCGGAGGCCGGCCAGCTCAGTGGGGCGGCCGGTGGGGCGACAGTGGCCCGCGTGCGCAACGTGGTGGCCCGACTGCCCGGCACCGACCCGACGGGGCGCGTGTTCCTGGTCGCGCACTACGACTCGGTGCAGACCGGGCCGGGCGGCAACGACGACGCGGCCGGCACCTCGGCCATCCTGGAGGTGGCCCGCGCGCTGAGCACCGGCCCGCGGCCCCGCAACGACATCGTCTTCGTGCTCACCGACGCCGAGGAGGCGTGCCTCTGCGGCGCCTCTGCATTCGCCGCGAGCCATCCGCTCGCCGCCGACGGCGGTGTGGTGCTCAACCTGGAGGCCCGCGGCTCCACCGGTCCGGTGATCATGTTCGAGACGTCGAAGAACAACGCGAAGCTGGTGGACGTCTTCGGCCGGGCCGCCCCGCACCCCGTGGGCACCTCGTTCGCGGTGGAGATCTACCGGGCGCTGCCCAACGACACCGACTTCACCGCCTTCCTGGACCAGAAGTTCGTCGGACTGAACTCGGCGTACATCGACGGTGGCGCGATCTACCACACGCCGCTGGACACTCCGGCGGCGATGGATCGCAGCAGCCTCCAGCAGCACGGGGACAACGCGCTGGGCCTGGCCCGGGAGTTCGGCCGCACCGACCTCACCGACCTGCGCTCCGGATACGACGCCACCTACTTCCCCGTCCCGGGCGGGCTGGTCCGCTACCCGGGCTGGCTCGTCCTACCACTGGCCCTGCTCGCGGTGCTCGCCGTCGCGGCGCTGGCCTGGCTGACCCGCCGCAGCGGCCGGGCCAGCACGGGACGGCTGGCGGCCGGATTCGGCCTCGCTCTCGTACCGATCGTTGTCGCGCCTGTCGCCGCCCAACTGCTCTGGCTGGCGATCACCGCGATCCGTCCGGGGTACGCGGAACTGCTCGACCCGTACCGGCCGATCTGGTACCGATTGGCCGTGCTGGCGCTCGCCACCACCATCCTGTTCACCTGGTACGCGCTTGTCCGCCGCCGGGTCGGCCCGGCCGCGCTCGCCGTGGGCGGGCTGGCCTGGCTGGCACTGCTCGGGGTGCTGCTCGCCGTGGCGGTGCCCGGCGGGGCGTACCTCACCACCCTGCCGGCCCTGGCCGGCGCCCTCGGCGGCCTCGTCGCGCTGCGGACGCGGCAGACCGGGCCGTGGCCGGTGGTGGCGGTGACGGCCGCCGCCGCGGTCGGCGTGGTGATCCTGCTGCCGACGGTGGTGCTGCTCTTCCCCGCGCTGGGCATGGCCATGGGTGGGGTGGCCGCGCTGGTCGCGGTGCTGCTCGGCCTGACCGCGCTGCCGGTGGTCGACCTGCTGCATCCGCAGGCCGGCGGGCAGCGCGGCCTGGTGGCGCTCCGGGCCCGACGACTCGCGGCGCTGCCGGCCGCGGCCGCTGCCCTGGCGGCGGTGGTACTCGCCGGGGTCGGGCTGGCCGTGGACCGCTTCGACGCCGCCCATCCCGCGCCCACCCACCTGATGTACGCCCTGGACGCCGGCACCGGGCAGGCCCGCTGGCTGAGCCACGAGACCGACCCGCAGCCCTGGACGGACGGTTATGTGGACGGAGTGGCAAGCGTCGCGGACGACTTCCCCGGGATCGGCGGCGACGATCTGCGCGCCGGCCCGGCGGAGGCAGCGAACCTTCCGGCGCCCAAGCTGGACGTGTTGACGGACAGCGGCTCCGGTGGCGAACGCACCCTGCGGCTGCGACTCACCCCGCAGCGGGCGGTGCGGACCGCCACCCTGCACGTCGACACGTCGACCGCCACGGTGCTGCGAGCCGAGGTGGCCGGCCGGTCGGTGCCTGTGGAGCCACGGACGGGCCGGTGGGGCTTCGGGCTGGTCTTCCACGCCCCGCCGCCGGAGGGAGTCGAGGTCACCCTGACGCTACGCCCGATCGGCGCACAGGTGGCGCTGCGGGCCATGGACGCCAGTGACGGGCTGGACGGGGTGCCCGGCTTCCGCCCCCGGCCGCCGGCCGTCGGCATCGTCGGGTCGCACACCTCCGAAATGTTGGCGGTTGCCCGCACCTATCAGATCTGA